A genome region from Arachis duranensis cultivar V14167 chromosome 8, aradu.V14167.gnm2.J7QH, whole genome shotgun sequence includes the following:
- the LOC107462394 gene encoding disease resistance protein Roq1-like isoform X3, with protein sequence MSFSPVIVPRLTGPNSTHPPSMIIIVCRIAEKMSSKYSDRLSTWKSSLESKIWTLAGQLGHRDGASAPPLESDNVHGDQQVITSTLSDDEDSSSYHSVDSNISEVSSLCEEDTPPVHSLDSNNSEECVDSHKQVYRYDVFLSFRGPDVRNTFVDHLFERLERRGIFTFKDNVRLKKGKRIKAELMDAIRDSRLAIVVFSSTYPTSTWCLDEMSTIADLHRQNKQIVVPVFYDVPSSDVGSQTGPYEVHFNSERFRKFSNRVARWKVDMKYLAKVCGFSIVDSNRPETTHLEEITSFVAKELNHRFTLLASDLIGIQPRVAELERRLNLTSGNVAFQILEIWGMSGIGKTVLAMILYDRISHQFDACCFIQGVNGIYTRHANACETATTNVQKQILRQLFQEQVESDDPAEIAKMLQNRLCNRNLPKRVLIVLDDVGDPKQWDDLGIVPDSLGLGSRVVITTRFQHILNVNTAYEIHEVQLLNDDEALELFQRKAFKIDCHSLAISDVSRRIIEYAQCLPSAIIKLGYYFNQKAEAHWERCFQRWREYPEEKYMNSLQEKDYEVLNEDEKMIFLDIACFFKGKNKKYVEHILGSRISDPHLAIQEIRKKSLIKIRNHEIHMHQILQDLGKKIVRGNNKDEPKCWSRLWNAEDFQEVLIDMEGNKVQAIVLDEDVSKYMKIGGLSELRDLRLLILHHHKSSSEKLTFRFNKLCYLSWHGFSYTSLSLCIWSNLAELNLPNSSIGRLWEGSQSILSSQAIPNLKRMNLRNSRDLVITPNFACCQGLVRLDLTGCINLTEVHDSIGLLRELNYLSLRECSSLSLLDFGPNCQLSSLRTLLLSGCTNLQQTPDFTELSNLRYLDLERCTSLSTMHESIGTLATLKYLSLRGCKNLVHAPYILNGNSSLLILDLSGCMMITNLPRCRRKFAPSSCLESLMFLSPVFLEPQRILDFVGELMFFDGEWICSKLAYLNLAHCHELRRFPEASFHGLHEMKGTLERYPQLSVIGQDYIFSASTV encoded by the exons ACAGGTTATCCACTTGGAAATCCTCACTGGAAAGCAAGATTTGGACTCTGGCGGGTCAGTTGGGACATCGAGATGGAGCTTCTGCTCCTCCCCTGGAATCCGACAACGTCCATGGTGACCAGCAAGTTATAACTTCCACCCTGAGCGACGACGAAGATTCATCTTCCTATCATTCTGTGGATTCAAACATCAGCGAAGTCAGTTCTTTATGCGAGGAAGATACTCCTCCCGTTCATTCTCTGGATTCAAACAACAGCGAAGAATGCGTGGATTCCCATAAACAGGTCTATAGATACGATGTGTTCCTAAGCTTCCGTGGTCCCGACGTCCGCAACACTTTCGTTGATCATCTTTTCGAACGTCTCGAAAGAAGAGGCATTTTCACGTTCAAGGATAATGTAAGGCTCAAGAAAGGAAAACGCATTAAAGCCGAGCTAATGGATGCAATTAGAGATTCAAGGCTTGCTATTGTAGTCTTCTCTAGCACATACCCGACCTCCACATGGTGTCTCGATGAAATGTCCACGATAGCTGATCTCCACcgacaaaataaacaaattgtTGTCCCAGTTTTCTATGACGTTCCTTCTTCTGATGTTGGAAGTCAAACGGGCCCGTACGAAGTCCACTTCAATTCAGAGCGATTCAGGAAATTTTCCAATAGGGTTGCCCGATGGAAGGTTGATATGAAGTATTTGGCTAAAGTATGCGGGTTCTCTATTGTAGACTCGAACAG ACCTGAGACTACACACCTGGAAGAGATTACTAGTTTTGTGGCAAAGGAATTGAATCATAGATTCACATTACTTGCCAGTGATCTAATTGGGATACAGCCCCGAGTAGCAGAGCTCGAAAGACGACTCAACTTGACATCAGGGAATGTTGCTTTTCAAATTCTTGAAATTTGGGGCATGAGCGGCATAGGAAAGACAGTTCTTGCCATGATCTTGTACGATAGAATATCTCATCAATTTGATGCTTGTTGTTTTATTCAGGGCGTAAACGGTATTTATACAAGGCATGCCAATGCCTGCGAGACTGCTACTACAAACGTTCAAAAACAAATTCTTCGTCAACTGTTTCAGGAACAAGTTGAGTCTGATGATCCTGCCGAAATAGCCAAGATGCTACAAAATAGACTGTGTAACCGAAATCTTCCTAAAAGGGTTCTTATAGTTCTTGACGATGTTGGTGATCCAAAACAATGGGATGATTTGGGTATAGTTCCTGACTCACTTGGGTTAGGAAGCAGAGTTGTCATAACTACTAGATTTCAGCATATTCTCAATGTGAATACAGCGTATGAAATTCACGAGGTTCAACTATTGAATGATGATGAAGCTCTTGAACTTTTTCAAAGAAAAGCCTTCAAAATTGATTGTCATAGCCTGGCTATCAGTGATGTATCTCGTAGGATAATAGAATATGCTCAATGTCTTCCTTCAGCAATTATAAAACTGGGTTACTACTTCAATCAAAAAGCTGAAGCACATTGGGAAAGATGCTTCCAGAGATGGAGAGAATATCcagaagaaaaatatatgaaCTCTCTGCAGGAAAAAGATTACGAAGTTCTGAATGAAGATGAGAAGATGATCTTTCTAGATATAGCTTGTTTCTTTAAGGGAAAAAACAAGAAGTATGTGGAGCACATTCTAGGGAGTAGAATATCGGATCCCCACCTTGCAATTCAAGAGATCCGGAAGAAATCTCTCATAAAAATTAGGAATCACGAAATTCATATGCATCAAATATTACAAGATTTGGGCAAAAAAATTGTTCGGGGCAATAATAAAGACGAGCCAAAATGCTGGTCTAGATTGTGGAATGCAGAGGATTTCCAAGAAGTCTTGATAGATATG GAAGGAAACAAAGTTCAGGCCATAGTTTTGGATGAAGATGTCTCCAAATACATGAAAATTGGCGGATTGTCAGAACTGAGGGATCTTAGACTGTTGATATTACATCATCATAAGAGCTCCTCAGAAAAGCTCACTTTTCGTTTCAATAAGTTATGCTATCTTTCATGGCATGGTTTCTCTTACACTTCTTTGTCACTATGCATATGGTCTAATCTTGCTGAATTGAATTTACCTAATAGCAGCATCGGACGACTATGGGAAGGCAGCCAG TCAATTCTTTCCTCACAGGCAATTCCAAATCTAAAAAGGATGAATCTGAGGAACTCGAGAGATCTTGTAATCACTCCAAATTTTGCATGCTGCCAAGGACTTGTGCGGCTGGATCTTACAGGATGCATAAACCTAACTGAAGTCCATGATTCAATCGGACTTCTCAGAGAGCTTAATTACTTGAGTTTGCGAGAATGTAGCAGTCTATCCCTTCTTGATTTCGGCCCTAATTGCCAGTTAAGTTCCCTAAGAACTCTACTGCTCTCTGGCTGCACCAACCTCCAACAAACACCAGATTTCACAGAACTTTCAAATCTTAGGTACCTTGATCTTGAGCGATGCACAAGTTTGTCCACAATGCATGAGTCTATTGGTACTCTTGCAACGCTTAAGTACTTGAGTCTGAGAGGCTGCAAAAATCTTGTTCATGCACCTTACATTCTCAATGGCAACTCATCCCTCCTAATTCTTGATTTGAGCGGTTGCATGATGATAACCAACCTTCCCCGCTGCAGACGAAAATTTGCGCCTTCCTCCTGCCTGGAATCTTTGATGTTTTTGAGTCCTGTCTTCCTTGAGCCACAAAGAATTCTTGATTTTGTTGGAGAGTTGATGTTTTTCGATGGGGAGTGGATTTGTTCTAAGCTAGCATATTTAAACTTGGCGCACTGTCATGAGCTTAGAAGATTTCCCGAGGCTTCATTTCATGGTCTTCATGAGATGAAAGGCACTTTAGAACGGTATCCACAACTTTCAGTCATTGGTCAAGATTATATATTTTCAGCTTCTACTGTGTGA